In Rhodoferax koreense, a genomic segment contains:
- a CDS encoding nuclear transport factor 2 family protein, protein MTLDAELNHERDVQTIRQLLENWVVWRDAGDWKRFRTVWHDDGVMMATWFQGVADEFIRVTREGWDKGVSILHFLGGTSVDLAGDRAIAQTKMTISQRALVHDVWVDVVCTGRFYDFLEKRDGRWGMVLRQPIYEKDRMDPVSPSARLELDAATLAQYPEGYRHLAYLQSQIGYQIKKDMPALKGPEVEALYARGARWLAGQPL, encoded by the coding sequence ATGACCCTTGATGCCGAACTGAACCATGAACGCGACGTGCAGACCATCCGCCAACTGCTGGAGAACTGGGTGGTCTGGCGCGACGCCGGCGACTGGAAGCGCTTTCGCACCGTGTGGCACGACGATGGGGTCATGATGGCCACCTGGTTCCAGGGCGTGGCCGACGAGTTCATCCGCGTGACGCGCGAGGGCTGGGACAAGGGCGTGAGCATCCTGCACTTTCTCGGTGGCACCTCGGTCGATCTGGCGGGCGACCGCGCCATCGCCCAGACGAAGATGACGATTTCGCAGCGTGCGCTGGTGCACGACGTGTGGGTCGACGTGGTCTGCACCGGCCGCTTCTACGACTTCCTGGAGAAACGCGACGGCCGCTGGGGCATGGTGCTGCGCCAGCCGATCTACGAGAAGGACCGCATGGACCCGGTGTCGCCCAGCGCGCGCCTGGAGCTGGACGCCGCCACGCTGGCCCAGTACCCCGAGGGCTACCGCCACCTGGCCTACCTGCAGAGCCAGATTGGCTACCAGATCAAGAAGGACATGCCGGCGCTGAAGGGGCCGGAGGTCGAGGCGCTGTACGCCAGGGGCGCCCGCTGGCTCGCAGGCCAGCCGCTGTAG
- a CDS encoding Dabb family protein has product MIKHIVMWRLRGNSLAERRENSDLLRREFESLRDRIPGLLQLEIGIDHSHIDYACDVVLYSEFATQAALDAYATHPEHLRVKQALGDLRISRHQVDYAV; this is encoded by the coding sequence ATGATCAAGCACATCGTGATGTGGCGCCTGCGCGGCAACAGCCTGGCCGAGCGCCGCGAGAACAGCGACTTGCTGCGGCGCGAATTCGAGTCGCTGCGCGACCGCATCCCGGGCCTGCTGCAACTCGAGATCGGCATCGACCACAGCCACATCGACTACGCCTGCGACGTGGTGCTGTATTCCGAATTCGCCACCCAGGCCGCGCTCGACGCCTATGCCACGCATCCCGAACACCTGCGGGTGAAACAGGCCCTGGGCGACCTGCGCATCAGCCGCCACCAAGTGGACTACGCCGTATGA
- a CDS encoding 5-carboxymethyl-2-hydroxymuconate Delta-isomerase, which produces MPHITIDYTANLADEVAASQLVETLHQAAIGTGIFPLWGIRTLAQPVRDYRVAGGQADNGFIKVVVRIAPGRDLATRKRVTQTLFDAAVARLAPLYERRPLGFQLELTEFDAELCLQKIHLDPPKEVPAP; this is translated from the coding sequence ATGCCCCACATCACCATCGACTACACCGCCAACCTGGCCGACGAAGTGGCCGCGAGCCAGCTCGTGGAGACGCTGCACCAGGCGGCCATCGGCACCGGTATCTTTCCGCTGTGGGGCATCCGCACCCTGGCCCAGCCTGTGCGCGACTACCGCGTGGCCGGCGGCCAGGCCGACAACGGCTTCATCAAGGTCGTGGTGCGCATCGCGCCTGGCCGGGATCTGGCCACGCGCAAGCGCGTCACGCAGACGCTGTTCGACGCGGCGGTGGCGCGGCTCGCGCCCCTCTACGAACGCCGGCCGCTGGGCTTCCAGCTGGAATTGACCGAGTTCGATGCCGAACTCTGCCTGCAGAAGATCCATCTCGATCCGCCGAAGGAAGTACCCGCGCCATGA
- a CDS encoding sugar phosphate isomerase/epimerase family protein, with the protein MKNHLPMPELSLHHLTMLQADPLSLIDAAAAGGFDYCGIRIVPPAPTDVLPDVVGNPALVREIDQRLRSRNVRLLDIEAIWLRPETDVAALVPALEVGHRLGARQVLVVGFDDDLGRLLDNFCKLCQAAARLQMSVALEFITYCTIGTLAQAHWLVQRSEQPNARLLIDALQFFRSGAKSEDLAAIDPMLLPYMQLCDGPLVGPVSVDERRVEARTARLLPGEGQLPLAGLLAALPKGIPISVEAPTLRLAHLPFDEQARIVGDATRKFFADLNSTI; encoded by the coding sequence ATGAAGAACCATCTCCCCATGCCCGAGCTCTCGTTGCACCACCTGACGATGCTCCAGGCCGATCCGCTGTCGCTGATCGACGCGGCCGCCGCCGGTGGCTTCGACTACTGCGGCATACGCATCGTGCCGCCCGCGCCCACCGACGTGCTGCCGGACGTGGTCGGCAATCCGGCGCTGGTGCGAGAAATCGACCAGCGCCTGCGCAGCCGCAACGTGCGCCTGCTCGACATCGAGGCCATCTGGCTCCGGCCGGAGACCGACGTGGCCGCGCTGGTGCCGGCATTGGAAGTCGGCCATCGGCTCGGTGCACGCCAGGTGCTGGTGGTGGGCTTCGACGACGACCTCGGCCGCTTGCTCGACAACTTCTGCAAGCTGTGCCAGGCCGCGGCCCGGCTGCAGATGAGCGTGGCGCTGGAGTTCATCACCTACTGCACCATCGGCACGCTGGCACAGGCGCACTGGCTGGTGCAGCGCAGCGAACAGCCCAATGCACGGCTGCTGATCGATGCGCTGCAGTTCTTTCGCTCCGGCGCGAAGAGCGAGGACCTCGCCGCCATCGATCCGATGCTGCTGCCCTACATGCAGCTGTGCGATGGCCCGCTGGTCGGCCCGGTGAGCGTGGACGAGCGGCGCGTCGAGGCCCGCACCGCGCGGCTGCTGCCGGGCGAGGGGCAACTGCCGCTGGCCGGCCTGCTGGCCGCGTTGCCCAAGGGCATTCCCATCAGCGTCGAGGCGCCCACGCTGCGCCTGGCGCATCTTCCCTTCGACGAACAGGCGCGCATCGTCGGCGACGCCACGCGCAAGTTCTTCGCCGATCTGAATTCAACCATTTGA
- a CDS encoding intradiol ring-cleavage dioxygenase, with product MRNLNQDNITQAVIARFGDTPDPRLKEIMTSLVQHLHAFAREVRLTEAEWLEGIAFLTATGQKCDDKRQEFILLSDVLGLSMLTVAMNNDKPRGCTEATVFGPFFVEGAPHYAHGDDVANGAVGEPCEVFAHVRGVKGEPIAGARVDVWQADAEGHYDVQHPGLAHAQGRGVLTTGADGGFHFRTIVAEAYPIPTDGPVGTLLAATKRHPWRPAHLHFKIEAEGYEPLITHVFRSGDQYLDSDAVFGVRQSLVADWVPQPGGGHRLDYDFVLNPLAGPKA from the coding sequence TTGCGCAACCTCAACCAGGACAACATCACCCAGGCCGTCATCGCGCGGTTCGGCGACACGCCCGATCCTCGCCTCAAGGAGATCATGACCAGCCTGGTGCAGCACCTGCATGCGTTTGCGCGCGAGGTGCGCCTCACCGAGGCCGAATGGCTGGAGGGCATCGCGTTCCTCACCGCCACCGGTCAGAAATGCGACGACAAGCGCCAGGAGTTCATCCTGCTGAGCGACGTGCTCGGCCTGTCGATGCTGACAGTGGCCATGAACAACGACAAGCCGCGCGGCTGCACCGAGGCCACCGTGTTCGGCCCGTTCTTCGTCGAGGGCGCACCGCACTATGCGCACGGCGACGACGTGGCCAATGGCGCCGTCGGCGAGCCCTGCGAAGTCTTCGCCCATGTGCGCGGCGTCAAGGGCGAGCCGATCGCCGGCGCGCGCGTCGACGTGTGGCAGGCCGACGCCGAAGGCCATTACGACGTGCAGCACCCCGGCCTTGCGCATGCGCAGGGGCGTGGCGTGCTGACCACCGGGGCCGACGGCGGCTTCCATTTCAGGACCATCGTGGCCGAGGCCTACCCGATCCCCACCGATGGCCCGGTGGGCACGCTCCTGGCCGCGACGAAGCGGCACCCGTGGCGTCCCGCGCACCTGCACTTCAAGATCGAGGCCGAAGGCTACGAGCCGCTGATTACCCATGTGTTCCGCTCGGGCGACCAGTACCTGGATTCGGACGCCGTGTTCGGCGTGCGCCAGTCGCTCGTGGCCGACTGGGTGCCCCAGCCGGGCGGCGGCCACCGGCTCGACTACGACTTCGTGCTCAACCCGCTGGCCGGTCCCAAGGCATGA
- a CDS encoding ABC transporter substrate-binding protein yields the protein MKKSIPLVAGLIALALQGPAHAQQTIKIANLLELTGPIASAGTNYRNGLELAIKEINASGGILGRKIETEMLDTQSNPGVAKAMASKAVDMDVFAAVGPTFSGAMVVSANETRRAEIPNFTGAAAASITNQGNPYVIRTNATQATAMPKVARYMAETLKAKTVDIIYINSDFGKGGRDEFIKAAKALGMTIGADVSTDQAQVDFSSAVVKVKQATGDVLFAYTNEEESARLLRELRKQGYSKPVMGDTTLVSQKTIELAGDAANGALGVVPLTADAPTDAMRAFDKKYFEAYKIRSDHNGIQGYTVPYIIKAVSEKIGKVDRKEFAAKIKNMPLYVKEYPGLLMDVKFNTAGDPDRVSYLVEVKNGKQQVLETLPATNAF from the coding sequence ATGAAGAAGAGCATTCCCCTCGTTGCCGGCCTGATCGCGCTGGCGCTGCAAGGGCCGGCCCACGCGCAGCAGACCATCAAGATCGCCAACCTGCTCGAGCTCACCGGCCCGATCGCCTCAGCGGGCACCAACTACCGCAACGGCCTGGAACTGGCGATCAAGGAGATCAACGCCAGCGGCGGCATCCTCGGGCGCAAGATCGAGACCGAGATGCTCGACACGCAGAGCAATCCAGGCGTGGCCAAGGCGATGGCCTCCAAGGCGGTGGACATGGACGTGTTCGCCGCGGTCGGCCCCACGTTCTCCGGCGCCATGGTGGTCAGTGCCAACGAAACCCGTCGCGCGGAGATTCCCAATTTCACCGGCGCCGCAGCCGCATCGATCACCAACCAGGGCAACCCCTACGTGATCCGCACCAACGCCACGCAGGCGACCGCCATGCCCAAGGTGGCGCGCTACATGGCCGAGACGCTGAAGGCCAAGACGGTGGACATCATCTACATCAACAGCGACTTCGGCAAAGGCGGGCGCGACGAGTTCATCAAGGCCGCCAAGGCGCTGGGCATGACCATCGGTGCCGACGTGTCCACCGACCAGGCGCAGGTCGACTTCTCCAGCGCCGTGGTCAAGGTCAAGCAGGCCACCGGCGACGTGCTGTTCGCCTACACCAACGAGGAGGAGTCGGCGCGGTTGCTGCGCGAACTGCGCAAGCAGGGCTACAGCAAGCCGGTGATGGGCGACACCACGCTGGTCAGCCAGAAGACCATCGAACTCGCGGGCGACGCGGCCAACGGCGCGCTCGGCGTGGTGCCGCTCACGGCCGACGCCCCGACGGATGCCATGCGCGCCTTCGACAAGAAGTACTTCGAGGCCTACAAGATCCGCTCCGACCACAACGGCATCCAGGGCTACACCGTGCCCTACATCATCAAGGCGGTGAGCGAGAAGATCGGCAAGGTCGACCGCAAGGAATTCGCCGCGAAGATCAAGAACATGCCGCTGTACGTGAAGGAGTACCCCGGCCTCCTGATGGACGTGAAGTTCAATACCGCCGGCGACCCGGACCGCGTGAGCTACCTGGTCGAAGTCAAGAACGGCAAGCAGCAGGTCCTCGAGACCTTGCCCGCCACCAACGCTTTCTGA